From Sediminibacterium sp. TEGAF015, a single genomic window includes:
- a CDS encoding aldose 1-epimerase: MRFSATVSALQSEPVIQLADNNNHCKAEIYAFGSILNHFSIQIEGNSVNCIDGFESPQQAARDIRGAFKSAKISPFVCRLHKGTYTFNQENYTIQKNYLNEHALHGLLYDAHFTIDQIQATEKEAQVTLSYHYKGTDAGYPFPFQMQIIWTLSDKHQLRATTRIIHQNQVAIPYADGWHPYFSLGGKVDDYQLQFDADTQLEFDETLIPTGKKLADTRFLTPRSLEGIFLDNSFVLKENGSCTLYYNSLKLTVTPDEAYPILQVYTPPHRNSIAIENLSGAPDNFNNQIGLLNLVPNKWYEFTTAFQLSSL; the protein is encoded by the coding sequence ATGCGATTTTCAGCTACTGTTTCAGCGCTTCAATCAGAGCCAGTTATTCAATTAGCAGACAACAACAATCACTGCAAGGCTGAAATCTATGCATTTGGCAGTATTCTGAACCATTTTAGCATTCAGATAGAAGGTAATTCAGTTAACTGTATTGATGGATTTGAATCGCCTCAACAGGCAGCCCGCGACATTAGAGGGGCATTTAAAAGCGCTAAAATCAGTCCTTTCGTTTGCCGTTTACACAAAGGAACCTATACATTCAATCAAGAAAATTATACTATACAGAAGAACTATTTGAATGAGCATGCCCTGCATGGTTTATTGTATGATGCCCACTTTACAATCGATCAAATTCAGGCAACCGAAAAAGAAGCACAGGTTACATTAAGCTATCATTACAAGGGAACAGATGCAGGCTATCCTTTCCCTTTCCAGATGCAAATTATCTGGACATTGTCTGATAAACATCAATTACGCGCAACAACCAGAATAATCCACCAAAATCAAGTGGCCATTCCTTATGCTGATGGTTGGCATCCTTATTTTAGTCTAGGAGGAAAAGTAGACGACTACCAGTTGCAATTTGATGCTGACACTCAACTTGAATTTGATGAAACGCTTATCCCAACCGGCAAAAAACTAGCAGATACCCGATTTCTTACACCAAGATCACTGGAAGGTATTTTTCTTGACAATTCCTTTGTATTAAAAGAAAACGGATCCTGTACGCTATATTACAACTCATTAAAATTAACGGTAACACCTGATGAGGCATACCCCATATTACAAGTATACACACCACCTCACAGAAACAGTATAGCAATTGAAAATTTATCCGGCGCACCGGATAACTTCAACAACCAAATTGGCTTACTCAACTTAGTACCCAATAAGTGGTATGAATTCACTACCGCTTTTCAGCTAAGCAGTTTATAA